A window of Bacteroidota bacterium contains these coding sequences:
- the pssA gene encoding CDP-diacylglycerol--serine O-phosphatidyltransferase: MVHALPVRRIRGRRAPRRRLTRTAVPSFFTLLNLLSGFFAILQVHQGQLVAAAWLIALAGLFDALDGMMARLMRSASDFGVQLDSLCDVVSFGVAPAFLVYEFALYQMRELGMLLASLPAVTGAVRLARFNVQLVGYEKDYFRGLPIPAQALFLAAFVVTFHDSTLFDSLPMGAGSMLAPGVVLLSLLMISPIRYEALPRPTRQALRQHPVRVTLFMLGAAWVAVFHARGLLMVLGAYILFGFGRALWRLLHTAWLEEPSERSWSRQPPKERQRHDL, encoded by the coding sequence ATGGTGCATGCCCTTCCTGTGCGACGAATTCGAGGGCGGCGCGCGCCGCGCCGTCGGCTCACGCGCACAGCCGTGCCGTCGTTTTTTACCCTGTTAAACCTGCTGAGTGGGTTCTTCGCTATCTTGCAGGTGCATCAGGGCCAGCTCGTGGCGGCCGCCTGGTTGATCGCCCTGGCCGGATTGTTCGACGCGCTCGACGGGATGATGGCCCGCCTGATGCGCAGCGCAAGCGACTTCGGAGTGCAGCTCGATTCCCTCTGCGATGTGGTCTCCTTCGGCGTAGCACCCGCGTTTTTGGTCTATGAGTTCGCTCTGTATCAGATGCGCGAGCTGGGTATGTTGTTGGCCTCTCTGCCCGCCGTGACCGGGGCCGTACGCCTGGCCCGTTTCAACGTGCAATTGGTTGGATACGAGAAGGACTACTTCCGCGGCCTGCCGATCCCCGCGCAGGCCCTGTTTTTGGCGGCCTTCGTGGTAACGTTTCACGATTCGACGCTCTTCGATAGCTTGCCCATGGGGGCCGGCTCCATGTTGGCTCCGGGGGTGGTTCTGCTCTCCCTGCTTATGATTTCCCCGATCCGCTATGAGGCCCTCCCTCGGCCTACTCGGCAAGCGTTGCGTCAGCATCCGGTGCGGGTTACGCTTTTCATGCTCGGGGCTGCATGGGTGGCCGTCTTCCACGCGCGAGGGCTGCTTATGGTTCTGGGTGCCTATATCCTCTTTGGGTTTGGGCGCGCGCTGTGGAGGCTCCTGCATACCGCCTGGCTGGAGGAGCCCTCCGAGCGCTCTTGGTCTAGGCAACCCCCAAAGGAGCGTCAGCGGCATGATCTATAA
- a CDS encoding phosphatidylserine decarboxylase family protein produces the protein MHIAPEGYRIIALAALIALLLLGWGHYLGGWARYALYAMALGGVSFALYFFRDPPRHPPQDPKAILAPADGRVIRIERFQEPEFLGGTALRVSIFMSPFDVHVNRIPYSGRIAYVRYVPGTYLVAWEDKASERNERALIGVENGSVRVLFVQIAGFLARRIVYHVRPGDSVRAGDRYGMIKFGSRLDVYMPPEVALRVRVGDRTRAGETILGVLP, from the coding sequence GTGCATATCGCACCGGAAGGGTATCGCATCATCGCCCTCGCCGCCCTCATAGCGCTTCTGCTGTTGGGGTGGGGACATTATCTGGGGGGATGGGCTCGCTATGCGCTATACGCCATGGCGCTCGGGGGGGTCTCGTTTGCGTTGTACTTTTTTCGCGACCCTCCGCGACATCCTCCCCAGGATCCCAAGGCGATCCTGGCTCCGGCCGATGGGCGTGTGATCCGGATTGAACGGTTTCAGGAGCCGGAGTTTCTGGGCGGAACAGCCCTGCGGGTGAGCATTTTTATGTCTCCCTTTGATGTGCACGTAAACCGCATTCCCTACTCCGGTCGCATCGCCTATGTGCGCTATGTGCCGGGCACCTACTTAGTGGCTTGGGAGGATAAGGCCTCGGAGCGGAATGAGCGGGCCCTGATAGGCGTTGAAAACGGTTCGGTGCGCGTGCTTTTCGTGCAAATCGCCGGCTTTTTGGCCAGGCGTATCGTTTATCATGTGCGCCCCGGCGACAGCGTCCGGGCCGGGGATCGCTATGGGATGATCAAGTTCGGCTCGCGGCTCGACGTGTACATGCCGCCAGAGGTCGCCTTGCGCGTGCGCGTAGGAGATCGCACACGCGCCGGGGAGACAATTCTAGGGGTGCTGCCGTGA
- the purS gene encoding phosphoribosylformylglycinamidine synthase subunit PurS: protein MYNVYLRVSLRPSILDPQGKATCQALQQLGYEAIRGVRIGKWIELHLEAPSAAEAERLALEAARKLLANPVMEDFAIVGIEALQAECA, encoded by the coding sequence ATCTATAACGTGTATCTACGCGTATCGTTACGCCCCTCGATCCTAGACCCCCAAGGTAAGGCCACGTGCCAGGCCTTACAGCAGCTGGGCTACGAGGCGATCCGGGGCGTCCGAATTGGCAAATGGATCGAACTACACCTGGAGGCCCCCAGCGCGGCCGAGGCCGAGCGTCTGGCCCTGGAAGCAGCTCGCAAGCTCTTGGCCAACCCCGTTATGGAGGACTTCGCAATAGTCGGCATAGAAGCGCTGCAGGCGGAGTGCGCATGA
- a CDS encoding DNA translocase FtsK: MAEGNGKRRAAPRRRPAEARKREVLGVLLVAVSLLLLLGVLSYQAEDDALVQSSSLWTAFDQAAAPTQRARNALGLLGAFWAYYAVRSGLGYPVGIYPLVALIWGWRLFRGRPVRIWSGWTLYWGLLPLWAATSLGWLALQQGASWTAWHGLLGMALAGGVRRLLGVLGSFLFLLTGLLIWALLLAERDVQRLVDRLSGWGYRLLDEAQAWGQRMRLRLRRSRKGLRRGRAAPAPPSAEPAPKIPEPPPLPVTTPLEPSPSPEGSGGWQRPSFEAESPASPPEPHPRPSRQAEGVHAEEIAYRFPPLELLDKPPEGQSGPDEREIELNKQAIREKLATYGIEIVRIEAVCGPTVTLYELTPAPDVKISRITSLADDLALAMAAPGIRIIAPIPGKSAIGIEIPNRRRQIVHIRSLLASAQFRHSGMELPLALGKTVENEVFIQDLARMPHLLMAGATGSGKSVGINSILTSLLYCCHPADLKLVLIDPKKIELSLYQHIGRHFIATLPEARDPIVTEPEDAVRVLKSLLVEMELRYDLLADAMVRHIKDYNQKLARGALDVQKGHRKLPYIVVIIDELADLMMVAGREVEAPIARLAQMARAVGIHLVLATQRPSVDVITGLIKANFPARIAFQVPSRIDSRTIIDTVGAEQLMGYGDMLFMYGSRLVRLQGAYVSVEEVERVTTFIGRQKGYKQPYLLPSAEGPSRSDSQELEGSEIDPLFEEAARLVVQYQQGSVSLLQRRLKIGYSRAGRLIDQLEEAGIVGPFEGSKAREVLLRTQEELEALLARRAQGATE; this comes from the coding sequence ATGGCTGAAGGGAACGGAAAACGGCGCGCCGCCCCTCGCAGGCGGCCCGCAGAGGCCCGAAAGCGAGAGGTATTGGGGGTGCTGCTCGTGGCCGTGTCCCTGCTTCTGCTTCTAGGCGTCCTGAGCTACCAAGCTGAGGACGACGCCCTGGTGCAAAGTAGCTCCCTATGGACGGCGTTCGATCAGGCTGCCGCTCCCACGCAGCGGGCCCGCAACGCGTTGGGCCTGTTGGGTGCGTTTTGGGCCTATTATGCGGTGCGTAGCGGGCTGGGGTATCCCGTCGGCATATACCCGCTTGTGGCGCTCATCTGGGGCTGGCGTCTGTTCCGCGGTCGACCTGTGCGGATCTGGAGCGGCTGGACGCTCTACTGGGGCCTGCTGCCCCTATGGGCGGCCACGAGCCTGGGCTGGCTTGCCCTGCAGCAGGGCGCTTCATGGACGGCTTGGCATGGACTCCTGGGCATGGCCCTAGCAGGGGGGGTGCGCCGCCTACTTGGGGTTCTGGGTAGCTTCCTATTCTTGTTGACGGGTTTGCTGATCTGGGCGCTGCTGCTGGCTGAGCGGGACGTACAGCGCCTGGTAGATCGCCTAAGCGGATGGGGGTATCGTCTGCTGGATGAGGCACAAGCGTGGGGCCAACGGATGCGCTTGCGTCTGCGCCGCTCCCGGAAGGGGCTCAGGCGTGGACGAGCGGCGCCCGCACCGCCTTCCGCAGAGCCCGCCCCGAAGATCCCAGAACCTCCGCCCCTCCCCGTAACGACCCCGCTGGAGCCCTCTCCTTCCCCGGAAGGATCAGGCGGGTGGCAACGCCCCTCTTTCGAAGCCGAGAGCCCGGCTTCCCCCCCAGAGCCGCATCCAAGGCCGTCCCGACAAGCCGAAGGTGTACACGCGGAGGAGATCGCCTATCGATTCCCCCCGCTAGAGCTGCTCGATAAACCACCGGAGGGCCAAAGCGGGCCCGATGAGCGAGAGATCGAGCTCAACAAACAGGCGATCCGGGAGAAGCTGGCCACCTACGGTATCGAGATCGTTCGCATCGAGGCCGTCTGCGGGCCCACGGTCACGCTCTATGAGCTCACTCCCGCTCCGGATGTGAAGATCAGCCGCATTACAAGCTTGGCCGACGATCTGGCCCTGGCCATGGCCGCCCCCGGCATCCGGATCATCGCCCCCATACCGGGAAAAAGCGCCATCGGGATCGAAATCCCCAACCGGAGGCGGCAAATCGTGCACATCCGCAGCCTGCTCGCCAGCGCGCAGTTTCGCCACAGCGGCATGGAGCTGCCTTTGGCCTTGGGCAAGACTGTCGAAAACGAGGTTTTCATTCAAGACCTCGCCCGCATGCCGCATTTGCTCATGGCCGGCGCCACGGGATCAGGCAAATCCGTGGGCATCAACAGTATCCTGACGAGCTTGCTTTATTGCTGCCATCCGGCGGATCTGAAGCTGGTGCTGATCGACCCCAAGAAGATCGAGCTGTCGCTTTATCAGCACATCGGCCGGCACTTCATCGCCACCTTGCCCGAGGCGCGGGATCCGATCGTGACCGAGCCTGAGGACGCCGTACGGGTCCTGAAGAGCCTTCTTGTGGAGATGGAGCTGCGCTACGACCTGCTGGCCGATGCCATGGTGCGACACATCAAGGACTACAACCAAAAGCTGGCCCGGGGAGCGCTCGACGTCCAAAAAGGACACCGAAAGCTGCCCTACATCGTGGTCATAATCGATGAGCTGGCCGATCTCATGATGGTGGCGGGTCGAGAGGTCGAGGCTCCGATCGCGCGCCTGGCTCAGATGGCCCGCGCTGTGGGCATTCACCTCGTGCTGGCCACTCAGCGGCCCTCGGTGGACGTGATCACGGGGCTGATCAAGGCTAATTTTCCGGCCCGAATCGCCTTTCAGGTGCCCTCGCGCATCGATTCGCGCACGATCATCGACACGGTCGGGGCCGAGCAGCTCATGGGCTATGGCGACATGCTCTTCATGTACGGCAGCCGCTTGGTCCGCCTGCAGGGGGCGTACGTCTCGGTAGAGGAGGTGGAGCGCGTGACCACCTTTATCGGCCGGCAGAAGGGCTACAAGCAGCCGTATCTGCTGCCCTCGGCTGAAGGGCCCTCTCGAAGCGACTCGCAGGAGTTGGAGGGAAGCGAGATCGACCCCCTGTTTGAAGAGGCCGCCCGCCTAGTCGTGCAGTATCAGCAGGGTTCGGTATCGTTGTTGCAGCGCAGGCTAAAGATCGGCTACAGCCGGGCCGGTCGGCTCATCGATCAGCTGGAGGAAGCCGGTATCGTGGGGCCCTTTGAGGGCAGCAAGGCGCGTGAGGTGCTTTTGCGCACACAAGAGGAGTTGGAGGCGCTGTTGGCCCGACGGGCCCAGGGGGCGACCGAGTGA
- a CDS encoding long-chain fatty acid--CoA ligase has protein sequence MEAPVLDRPWYRFYEPGVPRTLAYPEVPLWKFLEESARKYPAHTALLFFGRRLSYGELWEAVLRFANALEQLGVRKGDRVALMLPNCPQFVIAFYGALRIGAVVVGLNPLYTARELELMLNDSGSSTLILLRSLFPRYREVAGSTAVRRVIVTGIEDYLPWPKSWLYPLKARREGTWVELRPDPNLYWFRRLLKKYSPQPARVSIDPKEDVALLLYTGGTTGLPKAAMLTHFNLVANCLQVKSWMPSLQEATEVIQGVLPFFHSYGLTTVLNLGVAIAATIVLQPRFVLEEVLRSTARYGVTLFPGVPTMYVAINTSAHVKRYNLHSIRLCISGAAPLPVEVAQAFERLTGARLVEGYGLSEASPVTHTNPLFGQRKFGSIGLPLPDVDAQIVDESGRPLPPGEIGELIVHGPNVMKGYWNRPEETAQALRDGWLYTGDMAKMDEEGYFYIVDRKKDLIIVGGFNVFPREVEEVLFEHPKVKEAVVAGVPDPYHGEIVKAYVVLREGERASEQELIEFCKERLAPYKVPKRVEFRSELPKSMVGKVLRRMLLEEERRRQAGS, from the coding sequence ATGGAAGCGCCGGTTCTGGATCGGCCCTGGTATCGGTTTTACGAGCCCGGGGTGCCGCGCACGCTCGCGTATCCGGAGGTTCCCCTATGGAAGTTTCTTGAGGAGAGCGCCCGAAAATATCCTGCACACACGGCGCTTCTGTTCTTCGGTCGGCGCCTCTCCTACGGGGAGCTGTGGGAGGCCGTGCTGCGCTTTGCCAACGCCCTGGAGCAGTTGGGGGTGCGCAAAGGGGATCGGGTGGCGCTCATGCTGCCCAACTGTCCTCAGTTTGTGATCGCCTTTTATGGGGCGTTGCGGATCGGCGCCGTCGTAGTAGGGCTTAACCCCCTTTATACGGCCCGCGAACTGGAGCTTATGCTCAACGATTCGGGCTCCAGCACGCTGATTTTGCTCAGATCCCTGTTTCCGCGCTACCGGGAGGTGGCCGGCTCTACGGCTGTGCGCCGCGTAATCGTAACGGGCATCGAGGACTACTTGCCCTGGCCCAAAAGCTGGCTCTATCCCCTTAAGGCCCGGCGCGAGGGGACCTGGGTGGAGCTAAGGCCGGATCCCAATCTTTACTGGTTCAGGCGGCTGCTCAAGAAGTACAGCCCGCAGCCCGCGCGCGTGTCCATAGACCCCAAAGAGGACGTGGCGCTTTTGCTTTACACGGGCGGCACCACGGGCCTGCCCAAGGCGGCTATGCTGACGCATTTTAACTTGGTGGCCAACTGCCTGCAGGTCAAATCTTGGATGCCCTCGCTGCAGGAGGCCACAGAGGTCATCCAGGGCGTGCTGCCCTTCTTTCACAGCTACGGGCTTACGACCGTATTGAATCTGGGCGTGGCCATCGCGGCCACGATCGTGTTGCAGCCGCGCTTTGTGCTCGAGGAGGTGCTCAGAAGCACCGCCCGTTACGGGGTCACGCTCTTTCCGGGCGTGCCCACGATGTACGTGGCCATCAATACGTCGGCCCACGTGAAGCGCTATAACCTGCATAGCATTCGGCTCTGCATCTCGGGGGCCGCCCCGCTTCCGGTGGAGGTGGCCCAGGCTTTCGAGCGTCTTACGGGGGCTCGGCTGGTAGAAGGCTATGGGCTTTCAGAGGCCTCTCCCGTTACGCATACGAATCCGCTCTTCGGCCAGCGCAAATTCGGCTCCATTGGGCTTCCTTTGCCGGATGTGGATGCGCAGATCGTAGACGAATCGGGTCGACCTCTGCCCCCTGGGGAGATCGGCGAGCTGATCGTGCACGGCCCCAACGTCATGAAGGGCTATTGGAACCGGCCCGAGGAGACGGCCCAGGCGCTTCGGGATGGCTGGCTCTACACAGGCGACATGGCGAAGATGGACGAAGAGGGCTACTTCTACATCGTCGACCGCAAAAAGGACCTGATTATCGTAGGAGGCTTCAACGTCTTTCCCCGAGAGGTCGAGGAGGTGCTCTTCGAGCACCCCAAGGTCAAGGAGGCCGTTGTAGCCGGGGTGCCCGACCCCTATCACGGCGAGATCGTCAAGGCCTACGTCGTGTTGCGCGAGGGCGAGCGGGCATCGGAGCAGGAGCTTATCGAGTTCTGCAAGGAGCGCCTGGCGCCCTACAAGGTCCCTAAGCGCGTTGAGTTTCGCTCAGAACTGCCCAAATCCATGGTGGGCAAGGTCCTGCGCCGGATGCTCCTGGAAGAGGAGCGTCGCCGCCAGGCGGGTTCTTAG
- a CDS encoding ATP-dependent Clp protease adaptor ClpS, producing MMAAVRREKPTRQAEVAVQELEQSPWKVILYNDDIHTFDEVILQLQKATGCSLQRAEQIAWTAHRQGKAVAYEGDLEDCLRVQGVLGEIGLITEIQG from the coding sequence ATGATGGCTGCGGTGAGACGCGAAAAACCCACTCGACAAGCCGAAGTCGCCGTACAGGAGCTGGAGCAGAGCCCCTGGAAGGTGATCCTCTATAACGACGATATCCACACCTTCGATGAGGTCATCTTACAGCTCCAGAAGGCCACGGGCTGTTCGCTACAACGCGCAGAGCAGATAGCCTGGACGGCTCACCGGCAGGGCAAGGCCGTAGCTTATGAGGGGGATCTGGAGGACTGCCTGCGCGTGCAAGGCGTACTGGGTGAGATCGGACTTATCACGGAGATCCAGGGCTGA
- a CDS encoding sodium-dependent transporter: protein MALQERERWGTRIGLILAAAGNAVGLGNFLRFPVQAAQNGGGAFMIPYFIAFLLLGIPLMWIEWTIGRHGGKYGHSSAPGMFQVLWRHPVAKYLGALGLFISLTVMMYYTYVESWTLAYSFFSALGYYFDVEDFAGMRLFLQSYQGLHPEGHFQGIGTAYAFLLITFAINLYILYRGISRGIEALAKIAMPLLFLFAIVLVVRVFTLGTPDPTQPDRSVWSGFAFLWNPDLSALTDARVWLAAAGQIFFTLSVGMGTLHAYASYLRENDDIALSGLATATTNEFVEVILGASIAIPIAVAFFGVSETQEIAKGGAFNLGFVSMPIIFTKIPLGQLLGTLWFALLFFAGITSSVAMGQPVVAFLQDEFKLTRAQAVALLGVFAFIGTNCVVFFLGHGFLDELDFWAGTFGLAAFALIETILLCWVFGIDKAWEELNRGADIRIPAVFKFIMKYITPLYLIAIFTVWTIQDAIPTLQLANVAPEDVPYRWGARLLMILTFATVAVMVGLAWRRRRQNGLETFDRRSPVR, encoded by the coding sequence ATGGCATTGCAGGAACGGGAGCGCTGGGGAACGCGCATCGGGCTTATCCTGGCCGCGGCCGGCAACGCCGTGGGGCTGGGAAATTTCCTGCGCTTTCCCGTGCAGGCCGCCCAAAACGGGGGCGGAGCCTTCATGATCCCCTACTTTATCGCTTTCCTGCTATTGGGGATCCCCCTCATGTGGATCGAATGGACGATCGGTCGACACGGGGGCAAGTACGGCCATTCCAGCGCTCCGGGCATGTTTCAGGTGCTCTGGCGGCACCCTGTGGCGAAGTACCTCGGGGCGCTGGGGCTGTTCATTTCCCTGACCGTGATGATGTACTACACGTACGTCGAGTCCTGGACGCTGGCCTATAGCTTCTTTTCGGCCCTGGGCTATTACTTCGATGTCGAGGACTTCGCGGGGATGCGCCTGTTTTTGCAAAGCTATCAGGGCTTGCATCCCGAGGGGCATTTTCAAGGCATCGGGACGGCCTACGCGTTTCTGCTCATTACATTTGCGATCAACCTGTACATCCTCTACCGAGGCATCTCGCGCGGCATCGAGGCGCTGGCTAAGATCGCGATGCCGCTTCTGTTTCTCTTCGCCATTGTGCTCGTGGTGCGCGTTTTCACTCTGGGCACCCCTGATCCAACGCAGCCAGACAGGAGCGTCTGGAGCGGGTTTGCCTTTCTGTGGAACCCGGACCTTTCGGCTCTGACCGACGCCAGGGTGTGGCTTGCGGCAGCCGGGCAGATCTTTTTCACCTTGAGCGTCGGCATGGGTACGCTGCATGCGTACGCCAGCTACCTGCGCGAAAACGACGACATCGCGCTATCGGGCCTGGCCACGGCCACCACGAACGAATTCGTGGAGGTCATCCTCGGGGCCAGCATCGCGATCCCGATCGCGGTGGCTTTCTTCGGAGTGAGCGAAACGCAGGAGATCGCCAAGGGCGGGGCTTTTAATTTGGGCTTCGTCTCGATGCCCATCATTTTCACCAAAATCCCGCTAGGGCAGCTGCTGGGCACGCTCTGGTTTGCCCTGCTCTTTTTCGCCGGCATCACAAGTTCCGTGGCCATGGGTCAGCCCGTGGTGGCCTTTCTCCAGGACGAATTCAAGCTCACCCGCGCTCAGGCCGTGGCCTTGCTGGGGGTTTTCGCTTTCATCGGTACCAATTGCGTGGTCTTCTTCCTGGGACATGGATTTCTGGATGAACTCGATTTCTGGGCCGGCACTTTCGGATTGGCCGCCTTCGCTCTGATCGAGACCATCCTGCTTTGCTGGGTTTTCGGGATCGACAAGGCCTGGGAGGAGCTCAACCGCGGGGCCGACATTCGGATCCCGGCCGTCTTCAAGTTCATCATGAAATACATCACGCCCCTGTATTTGATCGCCATCTTCACGGTCTGGACCATTCAAGACGCCATCCCCACTCTGCAGTTGGCTAACGTAGCCCCGGAGGATGTGCCGTATCGGTGGGGGGCTCGGCTGCTTATGATTTTGACTTTCGCCACCGTGGCCGTGATGGTGGGGCTAGCCTGGCGCCGCCGCCGCCAAAACGGGCTTGAGACCTTTGACAGGCGCAGTCCCGTTCGATAG
- a CDS encoding 2-phosphosulfolactate phosphatase: protein MWLDVVMSPLAVGEEELHGRTVVVIDVLRASTTILAALANGAREVVPVADMAAASKVASSLDPETILLGGERNGSPIEGYHLGNSPLEYRPEVVQGKIIILNTTNGTGAIIRARLAEEVLIGAFVNLSRLAQYLRERAPQEVVLLCAGWRNRVSLEDVLCAGMLLDRLAVGEQPEEAPDGVRIAHMLYRIYADRLREVVASSAHATRLRSLGYEADLALATQVDHIPILARYHEGVIRKLDG from the coding sequence ATGTGGCTTGATGTTGTCATGAGTCCGCTTGCGGTCGGTGAGGAGGAGTTGCACGGCCGCACCGTGGTGGTGATCGACGTGCTGCGGGCCAGCACGACGATCCTGGCCGCCCTGGCCAACGGGGCCCGTGAGGTCGTACCCGTAGCCGACATGGCCGCGGCGAGCAAAGTGGCCTCCAGCCTTGATCCAGAGACGATTCTGCTCGGTGGGGAGCGCAACGGTTCCCCGATCGAGGGCTATCATCTCGGCAACTCCCCTTTAGAGTACCGTCCCGAGGTGGTCCAGGGCAAGATCATCATCCTCAACACCACCAACGGTACCGGCGCGATCATACGCGCTCGCTTAGCCGAAGAGGTGCTCATCGGCGCTTTTGTTAACCTATCGCGCCTAGCTCAATACCTGCGCGAGCGGGCCCCGCAAGAGGTGGTGTTGCTGTGTGCGGGGTGGCGCAACCGGGTGAGCCTGGAAGATGTGCTCTGCGCGGGCATGCTGCTGGATCGGCTAGCAGTGGGGGAGCAACCGGAGGAGGCGCCCGATGGAGTGCGCATCGCGCATATGCTGTATCGGATCTACGCCGACCGGCTTCGAGAGGTTGTGGCCTCAAGCGCGCATGCGACCCGGTTGCGCAGCTTGGGCTACGAGGCCGATCTTGCCCTCGCCACCCAAGTGGATCATATCCCCATTTTAGCCCGGTATCACGAGGGGGTCATTCGAAAGCTGGATGGCTGA
- the purQ gene encoding phosphoribosylformylglycinamidine synthase subunit PurQ has translation MRVGVIIFPGSNCDHDAYYVCKHRMGWQTRFIWHKETELGPLDLVILPGGFSYGDYLRSGAIARFSPVMREVVRFAQRGGYVLGICNGFQILTEAGLLPGALLRNSSLRFVCRDVYVRVERTDTAFTRAYAPGAILQLPIAHGEGNYTVDPETLRRLEEEGRIAFRYVTADGRLDPEANPNGSLGNIAGVLNERGNVLGMMPHPERAADPELGRTDGLGLFVSLAESLVGVAWGP, from the coding sequence ATGCGGGTTGGGGTGATCATCTTTCCGGGCTCGAATTGCGATCACGACGCATACTACGTCTGCAAACACCGCATGGGTTGGCAGACGCGCTTTATTTGGCACAAAGAAACGGAGCTGGGGCCCCTGGATCTGGTCATCTTGCCCGGGGGTTTTTCTTACGGGGACTACCTGCGCAGCGGGGCCATTGCGCGTTTCTCGCCTGTTATGCGGGAGGTAGTGCGCTTTGCGCAACGGGGAGGCTATGTGCTCGGCATTTGCAACGGCTTTCAGATTCTGACCGAGGCCGGACTGCTACCGGGAGCGCTTTTGCGCAACAGCTCGCTTCGTTTTGTGTGTCGGGACGTTTACGTGCGTGTTGAACGCACCGATACGGCCTTCACGCGCGCCTATGCTCCGGGGGCCATACTGCAGCTGCCCATCGCGCACGGGGAGGGCAACTACACAGTAGATCCTGAGACGCTGCGCCGGCTTGAGGAAGAGGGCCGCATCGCATTTCGCTATGTCACAGCCGATGGCCGGCTCGATCCTGAGGCCAATCCCAATGGCTCCTTGGGCAACATCGCCGGCGTGCTCAATGAGCGTGGCAACGTTCTCGGCATGATGCCCCATCCGGAGCGGGCCGCCGACCCTGAGCTGGGCCGCACCGATGGTCTGGGGCTTTTTGTCTCCTTGGCCGAAAGCCTGGTGGGGGTCGCGTGGGGTCCATGA